Proteins encoded by one window of Scatophagus argus isolate fScaArg1 chromosome 4, fScaArg1.pri, whole genome shotgun sequence:
- the rnf181 gene encoding E3 ubiquitin-protein ligase RNF181, translating into MASYFDEHDCEPTNPEEQYRQNALLELARSLMQGLDLMDSGSFDLSDWDQRLPPPAAKTAVQTLTVVIISPEQADKGLKCPVCLLEFEERESVREMPCKHLFHAGCILPWLGKTNSCPLCRLELPTDNPEYEEFKKDKERRKQREHRLEDLHGAMYT; encoded by the exons ATGGCCTCCTACTTTGATGAACACGACTGTGAGCCCACCAACCCCGAGGAGCAGTACCGACAGAACGCACTGCTGGAACTGGCCAG gtcttTAATGCAGGGCTTGGACCTGATGGACTCGGGGTCGTTTGACTTGTCAGACTGGGACCAGCGTCTTCCACCTCCGGCTGCTAAGACTGCAGTCCAGACTCTCACCGTGGTCATCATTTCCCCAGAGCAAGCAG ACAAAGGCCTCAAGTGTCCCGTGTGTTTGCTGGAGTTCGAGGAACGAGAGTCGGTTCGAGAGATGCCTTGCAAACACCTTTTCCACGCAGGATGCATCCTGCCCTGGCTGGGCAAG ACCAACTCCTGTCCGCTCTGCCGCCTCGAGTTACCGACGGACAACCCGGAGTACGAGGAGTTTAAAAAGGACAAG gagagaagaaagcagcGGGAGCACCGGCTGGAGGACCTCCACGGAGCCATGTACACATGA
- the LOC124057925 gene encoding uncharacterized protein LOC124057925 isoform X1: MHTLERAPEDPPDQTSRAAAAAAAKFAEENCVNGREAPQSDPGRRQTAAMDDLDALLADLESTTCHISKRPVFLSDETPYSIPTGGHSYQDVSAPPPVPPPPSAEALNGSLVDQLDSHHSSQQSLGSAQKSSWSRDSSSSPLSHIEEDHVYSFPNKQKSSDSSTAAMTSALGSNLSELDRLLLELNAVQQSSPSFPTTEEAPPPLPSCSITHYENGGCPDITVSPPLQDKPKRNGTRPDEARPTVESLLDELEGSVPSPSPPAHHSDLDTPSQQQARMSASCATRELDELMASLSDFKPSSLGSLLDPAGASSSSPHPPVSSSVTPVASPFLPLSHPSACASPPLLSLPAGLELHIDEDGGDGGVSTPHLNHLPPHSPLSSLSAASDPDLDSVVDVSAAMLSSQHKTLLVLSQSASSNSNLMRNSPSPSYTTTTPSLTSVNTVLDHKSSKSPSPSVERVSPSNAVSKFSCSPETVSKGSASFHDLNLNLSSPPPPSINLMTLSPLPVAPSASHPAAHASSKTSSPSPVSPVMVPPLLAFPSPGRQLPESGPSALRASPLPMAEPSLDEALDKLLAMSFAQNHTEEPQLKMEARCLGRGLQEVQEELILPADRNSVQPDMFASTTNTITDESVDGGTDGNGDLDWADEELSMSFHDGLDGTMTPYTERPYTDGSMTPLTEASWMDESMTPSSCPGTPDAALDLPLLQTPNMDRVSASGHIKSVIRRTKETSNVHPMYRDGHQRRKMGPVIVNKNSSQDRLIEELQGKFGIGRSDRRRKQSDDWLTEGVIVMSKPQRLRSDGAAAEVDKIILTPESPVPVRKVLPPPSPPAPRRPPVIEEPKRLIPVQQPPVPVPPPPPPPPPSPPPQPAHVKEPTPAAPRHVREPSPPPAPTQEPPAPKPEPPPPVLKAPTRPPPVEPVTPVAPKVLVSVGCQTEYDPVFPPVQIMAQGKGGVPGGPPTQVNKLDNMLGSLQSDLNKLGVQTVAKGVCGACCKPIVGQVVTAMGRTWHPEHFVCTHCQEEIGSRNFFEREGQPYCEKDYHHLFSPRCFYCNGPILDKVVTALDRTWHPEHFFCAQCGSFFGPEGFHEKDGKAYCRKDYFDMFAPKCGGCARAILENYISALSSLWHPECFVCRECFTPFVHGSFFEHDGQPYCEVHYHERRGSLCSGCQKPITGRCITAMSKKFHPEHFVCAFCLKQLNKGTFKEQNDKPYCHGCFVKLFS, from the exons ACGCATTGCTGGCAGACCTGGAATCCACTACGTGCCACATCTCAAAGCGACCCGTGTTCCTGTCTGACGAGACCCCCTACTCCATCCCCACCGGAGGACACTCCTACCAGGATGTGTCGGCTCCACCTCCGgtccctcctccaccctcagcCGAGGCTCTGAACGGCTCCCTGGTCGATCAGCTGGACTCCCACCACTCCTCCCAGCAG TCGTTAGGTTCAGCCCAGAAGAGCTCGTGGTCcagggacagcagcagctccccGTTGTCTCACATCGAAGAGGACCACGTCTACAG TTTTCCGAACAAACAGAAGTCCTCAGACTCGTCCACAGCAGCCATGACCTCCGCCTTGGGCAGCAACCTGTCGGAGCTcgacaggctgctgctggagctcaaCGCGGTGCAGCAGAGTTCGCCTTCGTTCCCCACTACAGAAGAGGCGCCTCCACCCTTACCATCCTGCAGCATCACCCACTACGAGAACGGCGGCTGCCCCGACATCACGGTGAGCCCGCCCCTTCAGGACAAACCCAAGAGGAACGGGACGAGGCCCGATGAGGCCCGACCCACCGTGGAGAGTCTGCTGGACGAGCTGGAGGGCTCAGTGCCGTCACCCAG CCCTCCGGCTCACCACAGCGATTTGGACACTCCGTCTCAGCAGCAAGCCAGAATGTCCGCTTCCTGTGCTACGAGAGAGCTCGACGAGCTGATGGCCTCTTTGTCGGACTTCAAG CCCAGTTCTTTGGGCTCTCTGCTGGACCCAGCAGgagcctcctccagctctcctcATCCTCCGGTCTCTTCCTCCGTCACCCCGGTGgcttctcctttccttcctctgtcccACCCGTCTGCctgtgcttctcctcctctcctctctttgccTGCTGGTCTCGAGCTGCACATAGACGAGGATGGAGGAGACGGCGGCGTGTCGACGCCCCATCTGAACCACCTCCCTCCTCATAGTCCCCTGTCGTCCCTTTCTGCAGCCAGTGACCCAGACCTGGACTCTGTTGTAGACGTGTCAGCTGCCATGCTGTCATCCCAACACAAGACTCTGCTAGTCCTCTCTCAGTCTGCTTCCTCCAATTCCAACCTGATGAGAAATAGCCCAAGTCCTTCATATACCACCACCACGCCCTCCCTTACCTCAGTTAACACGGTCCTGGACCACAAGTCCTCCAAGTCCCCCAGTCCATCTGTAGAACGAGTCTCACCCTCAAATGCTGTCAGTAAATTCTCTTGTTCTCCTGAGACTGTGAGCAAAGGCTCTGCTTCTTTTCATGACCTCAATTTGAATTTGTccagtcctccacctccttccatAAACTTGATGACTCTGTCACCTCTCCCTGTTGCTCCATCTGCATCTCATCCTGCTGCACATGCGTCCTCAAAGACATCCTCACCGTCTCCGGTCTCCCCGGTGATGGTTCCTCCGCTGCTGGCCTTTCCCAGTCCTGGCAGACAGCTGCCAGAGTCGGGACCCTCCGCCCTGAGAGCCAGCCCCCTCCCCATGGCGGAGCCGTCCCTGGACGAGGCCCTGGACAAGCTGTTAGCAATGAGTTTTGCACAGAATCACACTGAGGAGCCCCAGCTGAAGATGGAGGCGCGCTGTCTCGGCAGGGGActgcaggaggtgcaggaggagcTCATCCTGCCCGCGGACAGAAACAGCGTGCAGCCTGACATGTTCGCCAGCACCACCAACACCATCACGGATGAATCGGTGGACGGAGGCACCGATGGGAACGGGGATCTGGACTGGGCAGACGAGGAGCTGTCCATGTCCTTCCACGACGGGCTGGACGGCACCATGACGCCCTACACCGAGCGCCCGTACACGGACGGCAGCATGACCCCGCTGACGGAGGCCAGCTGGATGGATGAGTCCATGACCCCGTCCTCATGTCCCGGGACCCCTGATGCTGCCCTGGACCTGCCTCTGCTGCAGACCCCCAATATGGACCGAGTGTCTGCATCTGGACAC ATCAAATCCGTCATCAGACGCACTAAGGAGACCTCCAACGTGCACCCCATGTACCGAGACGGCCACCAGCGCAGGAAGATGGGGCCCGTCATCGTGAACAAGAACAGCTCTCAGGACCGCCTCATCGAGGAGCTTCAGGGGAAGTTTGGGATCGGCCGCTCGGATCGGCGGAGGAAACAGTCAGACGATTGGCTCACAGAGGGCGTCATCGTCATGTCCAAACCGCAGCGTCTCCGTAGCGACGGGGCTGCCGCTGAGGTCGACAAG aTCATCCTCACCCCCGAGTCTCCTGTCCCTGTGAGGAAGGTGCTCCCACCGCCCTCCCCCCCCGCCCCTCGTCGCCCCCCTGTCATAGAAGAGCCTAAGCGGCTGATCCCAGTCCAGCAGCCCCCCGTCCCTGtgccaccacctcctcctccaccccctccctctccccctccacAACCTGCCCACGTCAAGGAGCCGACTCCTGCTGCACCGCGGCACGTTAGAGAgccctcacctcctccagccCCGACTCAGGAACCTCCTGCCCCCAAACCAGAGCCCCCTCCTCCCGTTCTTAAAGCCCCTACCCGGCCTCCACCAGTGGAGCCAGTCACACCAGTAGCACCCAAAGTCCTGGTGTCTGTAGGCTGCCAGACAGAATACGATCCAGTCTTCCCTCCGGTGCAG ATCATGGCTCAGGGGAAGGGCGGAGTTCCCGGTGGGCCGCCGACGCAGGTCAACAAGCTGGACAACATGCTCGGCAGCCTGCAGTCCGACCTCAACAAGCTGGGCGTGCAGACGGTCGCTAAAGGAGTCTGCGGGGCCTGCTGCAAGCCAATAGTGGGCCAG gtgGTGACCGCGATGGGCCGCACGTGGCACCCCGAACACTTCGTGTGCACACACTGTCAGGAGGAGATCGGCTCCAGGAACTTCTTCGAGCGCGAAGGGCAGCCGTACTGCGAGAAGGATTACCACCACCTGTTCTCGCCGCGCTGCTTCTACTGCAACGGGCCCATCCTGGAC aaagtgGTGACGGCGCTGGACAGGACTTGGCATCCTGAACACTTCTTCTGCGCTCAGTGTGGATCCTTCTTTGGCCCAGAGG GTTTCCATGAAAAGGACGGAAAGGCTTACTGCAGGAAGGATTACTTCGACATGTTCGCCCCGAAGTGCGGCGGCTGTGCCCGAGCCATCCTGGAGAACTACATCTCGGCGCTGAGCAGCCTCTGGCATCCggagtgttttgtttgcagg GAGTGCTTCACCCCCTTTGTGCACGGGAGTTTCTTTGAGCACGACGGCCAGCCCTACTGTGAAGTTCACTACCACGAGCGCCGGGGCTCCCTGTGCTCCGGCTGTCAGAAGCCCATCACTGGACGCTGCATCACGGCCATGTCCAAGAAGTTCCACCCGGAGCACTTTGTGTGCGCCTTCTGCCTGAAGCAGCTCAACAAAGGCACCTTTAAAGAACAGAACGACAAGCCCTACTGCCACGGCTGCTTCGTCAAGCTGTTCAGTTAG
- the LOC124057925 gene encoding paxillin-like isoform X2, which translates to MHTLERAPEDPPDQTSRAAAAAAAKFAEENCVNGREAPQSDPGRRQTAAMDDLDALLADLESTTCHISKRPVFLSDETPYSIPTGGHSYQDVSAPPPVPPPPSAEALNGSLVDQLDSHHSSQQVRLCDVAVNDSENMSRWMSHFRFSHADVQSLGSAQKSSWSRDSSSSPLSHIEEDHVYSFPNKQKSSDSSTAAMTSALGSNLSELDRLLLELNAVQQSSPSFPTTEEAPPPLPSCSITHYENGGCPDITVSPPLQDKPKRNGTRPDEARPTVESLLDELEGSVPSPSPPAHHSDLDTPSQQQARMSASCATRELDELMASLSDFKIMAQGKGGVPGGPPTQVNKLDNMLGSLQSDLNKLGVQTVAKGVCGACCKPIVGQVVTAMGRTWHPEHFVCTHCQEEIGSRNFFEREGQPYCEKDYHHLFSPRCFYCNGPILDKVVTALDRTWHPEHFFCAQCGSFFGPEGFHEKDGKAYCRKDYFDMFAPKCGGCARAILENYISALSSLWHPECFVCRECFTPFVHGSFFEHDGQPYCEVHYHERRGSLCSGCQKPITGRCITAMSKKFHPEHFVCAFCLKQLNKGTFKEQNDKPYCHGCFVKLFS; encoded by the exons ACGCATTGCTGGCAGACCTGGAATCCACTACGTGCCACATCTCAAAGCGACCCGTGTTCCTGTCTGACGAGACCCCCTACTCCATCCCCACCGGAGGACACTCCTACCAGGATGTGTCGGCTCCACCTCCGgtccctcctccaccctcagcCGAGGCTCTGAACGGCTCCCTGGTCGATCAGCTGGACTCCCACCACTCCTCCCAGCAGGTACGTCTCTGTGATGTCGCTGTGAATGACTCGGAAAACATGTCCAGGTGGATGTCACATTTCCGGTTTTCTCACGCTGATGTGCAGTCGTTAGGTTCAGCCCAGAAGAGCTCGTGGTCcagggacagcagcagctccccGTTGTCTCACATCGAAGAGGACCACGTCTACAG TTTTCCGAACAAACAGAAGTCCTCAGACTCGTCCACAGCAGCCATGACCTCCGCCTTGGGCAGCAACCTGTCGGAGCTcgacaggctgctgctggagctcaaCGCGGTGCAGCAGAGTTCGCCTTCGTTCCCCACTACAGAAGAGGCGCCTCCACCCTTACCATCCTGCAGCATCACCCACTACGAGAACGGCGGCTGCCCCGACATCACGGTGAGCCCGCCCCTTCAGGACAAACCCAAGAGGAACGGGACGAGGCCCGATGAGGCCCGACCCACCGTGGAGAGTCTGCTGGACGAGCTGGAGGGCTCAGTGCCGTCACCCAG CCCTCCGGCTCACCACAGCGATTTGGACACTCCGTCTCAGCAGCAAGCCAGAATGTCCGCTTCCTGTGCTACGAGAGAGCTCGACGAGCTGATGGCCTCTTTGTCGGACTTCAAG ATCATGGCTCAGGGGAAGGGCGGAGTTCCCGGTGGGCCGCCGACGCAGGTCAACAAGCTGGACAACATGCTCGGCAGCCTGCAGTCCGACCTCAACAAGCTGGGCGTGCAGACGGTCGCTAAAGGAGTCTGCGGGGCCTGCTGCAAGCCAATAGTGGGCCAG gtgGTGACCGCGATGGGCCGCACGTGGCACCCCGAACACTTCGTGTGCACACACTGTCAGGAGGAGATCGGCTCCAGGAACTTCTTCGAGCGCGAAGGGCAGCCGTACTGCGAGAAGGATTACCACCACCTGTTCTCGCCGCGCTGCTTCTACTGCAACGGGCCCATCCTGGAC aaagtgGTGACGGCGCTGGACAGGACTTGGCATCCTGAACACTTCTTCTGCGCTCAGTGTGGATCCTTCTTTGGCCCAGAGG GTTTCCATGAAAAGGACGGAAAGGCTTACTGCAGGAAGGATTACTTCGACATGTTCGCCCCGAAGTGCGGCGGCTGTGCCCGAGCCATCCTGGAGAACTACATCTCGGCGCTGAGCAGCCTCTGGCATCCggagtgttttgtttgcagg GAGTGCTTCACCCCCTTTGTGCACGGGAGTTTCTTTGAGCACGACGGCCAGCCCTACTGTGAAGTTCACTACCACGAGCGCCGGGGCTCCCTGTGCTCCGGCTGTCAGAAGCCCATCACTGGACGCTGCATCACGGCCATGTCCAAGAAGTTCCACCCGGAGCACTTTGTGTGCGCCTTCTGCCTGAAGCAGCTCAACAAAGGCACCTTTAAAGAACAGAACGACAAGCCCTACTGCCACGGCTGCTTCGTCAAGCTGTTCAGTTAG